One Streptomyces sp. CG4 genomic window, CGGCGAGTTCGGGCTGCCGCCGGAGGTGTACGGGCACGTCCGGGACTGGCCCGAGCAGTCCGTCGCCGACACCGTCCGCGACGACCGGGACTCGGCGCCCCACGTCCCGAAGGGCGTCGTCGTGCACGATGACGACGACTGGTCCGACGACCGGCGGCCCAAGACGCCCTGGGCGGACTCGGTGATCTACGAGCTGCATGTGCGCGGCTTCACCAAGCTGCACCCGGGCATCCCCGAGGAGCTGCGCGGCACGTACGCCGGTCTGGCGCATCCGGCGGCGATCGAGCATCTGGTGAAACTGGGCGTGACGGCCGTGGAGCTGCTCCCGGTCCACCAGTTCGCGCACGAGGACCATCTGCTGCGCCGGGGCCTCAGGAACTACTGGGGCTACAACTCCATCGGCTACTTCGCCCCGCACGCCGCCTACGCCGCCTCCGGTACGACGGGCCAGCAGGTCGGCGAGTTCAAGCGGATGGTGCGCGCGCTGCACGCGGCCGGCATCGAGGTCATCCTCGACGTGGTCTACAACCACACGGCGGAAGCGGGCGAGTTGGGCCCGACGCTGTCCCTGAAGGGCATCGACAACCGCGGCTACTACCGCCTCCAGGACGACGCCCGCCGGTTCGCCGACTACACCGGCTGCGGCAACACCCTGCATGTCGTCCAGCCCCAGGTGCTGCGGCTGATCACCGACTCACTGCGCTACTGGGTGACCGAGATGGGCGTGGACGGCTTCCGCTTCGACCTCGCGGCGGCGCTGGCCCGCTCGATGCACGACGTCGACATGCTCTCCCCGTTCCTCGCGGTGATCGCCCAGGACCCGGTCCTCAGGCGTGTCAAGCTGATCGCCGAGCCGTGGGACGTCGGCTCGGGCGGCTACCAGGTGGGCGCCTTCCCGCCGCTGTGGACGGAGTGGAACGACCGCTACCGCAACGCGGTCCGGGACTTCTGGCGGCACGCCCTGCCGGACGTCCGCGAGATGGGCTACCGCCTGTCCGGCTCCAGCGACCTGTACGCCTGGGGCGGCCGGCGCCCGTACGCCTCGGTCAACTACGTCACCGCGCACGACGGGTTCACGCTGCGCGACCTGGTGTCGTACGGGCGCAAGCACAACGAGGCCAACGGCGAGAACAACCGCGACGGCACCGACGACAACCGGTCCTGGAACTGCGGGGCGGAGGGCGAGACCGAGGACGAGCGGATACGGGCCCTGCGCCGCCGTCAGCTGAGGAATCTCCTGACGACCCTCCTCCTCTCCACCGGCGTGCCCATGCTGGTGGCCGGTGACGAACTCGGCCGCACCCAGCGCGGCAACAACAACGCCTACTGCCAGGACAACGAGATCGGCTGGCTGGACTGGTCGCTGCGGGACGACCCGGCCTGGCGCCCGCTGTTCGAGCTGACCTGCCGGCTGATCGACCTGCGCCACCGGCATCCGGTGCTGCACCGCCGCGCCTTCTTCTCCGGCCGCGCGCACTCCGCGGACGGGCTGCGCGATCTGGCCTGGTTCACCCCGCGGGGCACGGAGATGACCGAGGCCGACTGGTACGCCCCCGCGGCCACGCTCGGGATGTATCTGTCCGGGCGGGACATCCCGGGCCGGGACGAGCGGGGTGCGCCGGTCGTGGACGACAGCTTTCTCGCGGTGCTGCACGCGGGTGACGGCCCGGTGGGCTTCGTCCTGCCCGGTCCGCCGTGGGCCGAGCGGTACGAGGTGGTCGTGGACACCTCCCGGGAGGACCAGACCGAGCCGCCGGGCACGGTGCACGGGGCGGGGACGGAGATCACGGTGCCGGAGCGGGCGGTGCTGTTGCTGCGGGTCGTCTGAGCGGCACCCCAGGGGACCAGGCGGGAGGGCCGGGTCCTCCCGGACGGGGAGGACCCGGCCCCGCGGTGAGGGAAGGTTTCAGCTCAGACCGAGGCTGGCGAGCGCGGTCGTCCAGTCCTTGATCAGGGCGTTCTGCGCGGCGGAGAGGCTGACCTTGTTGGCGCAGACGGCCGTCTTCAGCTTGTTCTCGACGGAGTCCTTGTCGGCGGAGGTCTTGTTGCCGTAGTGCGGCTCGGGCCAGAGGTTCTGCTCGCTCTTCGGGGAACCGCCGAGTTCGAGCGGGACGAAGTGGTCCTCCTCGTAGTCCGAGAGGCTGGTGTCGGAGTAGCCGTACTCGACGATCTGCTTCTTCTTCAGCGCCGTGGTGTAGGAGCTGGGCGGCCGTACGGTGGAGGTCCAGCCGGAGACGCAGATGGTCTTGCCGATGGTGGACTGGGTGACGTCGGGGTTGAGGGCGCCCGGCGTACAGGCCGGGTCCGGCAGGGGGAGGTAGGACTGGCTGCAGCTCGCGGCGTGGGCGGAGCCGGTGGTGACGATGAGGCCCGCGGCCGCGAGGGCGAGGGCGGAGAGGGTGGTCACCAGGGGGCGTGAGATTCGGGACATGTGGGGGTCTCCCGGTGGGGGTACGCCCGGCGGAATTTCCGGGCGGTCATGGGCATGACAGCACCGGGATCATCTATGCGAGTAGACCCCTTTGCCCGACCGAGGGCTCCCTTGATTGAACGTTTGTCCACGCACGAACGGCGCGAAACGAAGCCTTGACATGGCCTTGACGACGGGCCCGGAAGGGGCCTCGGACACGCGGGCAAGGTGGCGTGACGTCTCGTCAACCATCCACCATAGCCCGCGTGAACGCACACTGAACGACGGTTTCCCGGGTCGGCCGGATCACCTCGGTCAGGCGACCTCGTGATCCCGCAGCTGCCGCTCATGATCAGGCGGCGTTGTCACGAGGCTGTGGAACCCGCACCTCCGGTCCTCAGGCCAGGCTGTCCCGCCACGCCCTGTGCAGGTGTGCGAACCGGCCCGTGCCGGCGATGAGTTCGGCCGGGGGGCCGTCCTCGACGATGCGGCCGTGTTCCATCACCAGGACCCGGTCCGCGATCCCGACCGTCGACAGCCGGTGTGCGATCACCACGGCCGTACGGCCCCGCAGGACCGTCGACATGGCCCGCTGCACGGCCCGCTCGCCCGGGACGTCCAGCGAACTGGTCGCCTCGTCCAGGATCAGCACCGCCGGGTCGGCGAGCAACGCGCGGGCGAAGGCGACCAGTTGGCGCTGCCCGGCGGAGATACGGCCGCCGCGCTTGCGGACGTCGGTGTCGTAGCTGTCGGGCAGGGCGCTGATGAACTCGTGCGCGCCGATCGCCTTCGCCGCCTCCTCGATCTCCTCGCGGGAGGCGTCGGGCCGGCCGATGGCGATGTTGTCCGCGACCGTGCCGGAGAACAGGAACGCCTCCTGGGTCACCATGACCACCCCGCGCCGCAGTTCCGGCCCGGACAGCTCGCGCACGTCCACCCCGTCCAGCAGCACCCGGCCGGCGGAGGGGTCGTAGAAGCGGGCGAGGAGCTTGGCGAGGGTGGACTTGCCGGCGCCGGTGGCCCCGACCACGGCGACCGTCTGCCCGGCCGGCAGGGTCAGATCGAAGCGGGGCAGCACCTCGCCGCCGGTGCGGTAGCCGAACCGGACCCGGTCGAAGACGACCTCACGGCCCGGGAAGTCCCCCTTCAGCGGCGGGAGTTCACGGGGAACCTCCGGCTCCGGCACGGACGGGGCCTGCGCCAGCAGCCCGGCGATCTTCTCCAGGGAGGCGGCGGCCGACTGGTACGAGTTCAGGAAGACCCCCAGCCGGTCGATCGGGTCGTACAGCCGGCGCAGATACAGCACGGCCGCCGCCAGCACGCCCAGCGCCAGCGAGCCGGACGCCACCCGGTAGGCGCCCCACAGCACGATCCCCGCGACGGCCGTGTTGGCCACCAGCCGGGAGCCGACCACATAGCGGGCCATCTCCAGCAGCGTGTCGCCGTTGGTGCGCTCGTGCCGCCGGTTGAGAACGGCGAACTCGGCGTCGTTCGCGGTCTCCCGGCGGAAGGCGCGCACCGGGCGGATGCCGTTCATCGTCTCCACGAACTTCACGATCACCGCCGCGATCGCCGTGGACCGCGCCCCGAACACCCGTCCCGCCCGCCGCTGATACAGCCGGACGAGCAGATACAGCGGCCCGAAGGAGGCCACCGCGACCGCGCCCAGGCCGAGGTCCAGCCACAACAGCAGCGCCGAGATGTAGACGAAGGACAGCACGACGGTCACCAGCTCCTGCAGACCTTCGTTGAGCAGCTCGCGCAGCGACTCGACGTCCGCGGTGGCACGGGAGATCAGCCGGCCGGACGTGTACCGCTCGTGGAAGTCGATGCTCAGGGCCTGCGCGTGCCGGAAGATCCGGCCGCGCAGATCGAGCAGCACGTCCTGGCTGACCCGGGCGGAGGTCTCGATGAAGGCGAACTGCAGCACGCCGGAGAGCAGCGCGGACAGCAGACAGCCGACGGCGACCGCGACCAGCGGGCCGTACCGGTGCTCCCGGAACGCCGGTACGGCGTTGTCGATGGCGTACGCCACCAGCAGCGGGCCCACCTGGACCGCTGCCTGCTGGAGCAGCAGCAGGAGCGTGGTCACCACGGCGCGGGCCTTCAGGGGCGCGAGCAGGGAGCGCAGCAGGGCCGTGGTGGCGCCGGGCGGGGCGGGCAGCACGTCACGGTCGAAGGCGTCGCCGGCACCGTCGCCGGCGTCGTACGATCCGGGCGGGCCGGGGAGTTCGTCGTCCCCGGCGGTGGGCGTGGCGGCGGTCGTGGTGGTCAACGGGAGTCCTCCGTATCCCCATCCCCGGAGTACCCGGAGTCCCCGGAGTCTCCGGACATCAGATGCGCGTACTCGGCGTTGCTGCGCAGCAGTTCGTGATGGGTGCCGACGGCGGCGATCCGGCCGTTCGAGAGCAGGGCGACCCGGTCGGCGAGCAGCACGGTCGACGGCCGGTGGGCCACGATCAGCGCGGTGGTGTCGGCGAGGACCTGCCGCAGCGCGGCCTCGACGGCGGCCTCCGTGTGCACGTCCAGGGCGGACAGGGGGTCGTCCAGCACCAGGAACTCCGGTCTGCCGACCACCGCGCGGGCCAGCGCGAGGCGCTGCCGCTGGCCGCCGGAGAGGCTGAGGCCCTGCTCGCCGACGCGGGTGTCGGTGCCCTGGGGGAGGGCGTGCGCGAAGTCGGCCTGGGCGACGGCCAGTGCGCGGTCCAGGTCCGCCTTTTCGGCGCCGTCCGCCGCGCCCATGAGGACGTTCTCGCCGACGCTCGCGGAGAACAGGGTCGGTTCCTCGAAGGCGACGGCCACCTTGGCGCGCAGCTGCTCGCGCGGCATGGCGGATATGTCGACGCCGTCGAGCGTGATCCGGCCCGAGGTGACCTCGTGCAGGCGGGGGACGAGCGCCGTGAGCGTCGTCTTCCCGCTGCCGGTGGCTCCGACCAGGGCCATGGACTCGCCGGGGCGTATGTGGAGGTCTATGTGGTGGAGCAGGGGCGGGGAGTCGGGGGGTGCGTCGGGGTAGCGGAACTGGACGTTCTCGAAACGAAGTCCGGTGCCGGTGCCGGCCGGGCGCGGGATCGCCGGCCCGCGCTCGCGGGGTGCCGCTGTCCGCGGGACGGGCGCCGCCCCGGCGGCACGACTGCCCGCGGCCGCGCCCTCCGGCTCCTCGTCCATCACCTCGAAGTACCGCTCGGTCGCCGTGGCCGCCTCCTGGCTCATCGCCAGCAGGAAGCCGATCGAGTCCACCGGCCACCGCAGCGCGAGTGCCGTGCTCAGAAAGGCGACCAGCGTGCCCGCCGACAGTCCGTGGCCGGCCACCCGCACCACTCCCAGCACGAGCGCCGCTCCGATCGCCAGCTCCGGCAGGGTCACGATGACCGCCCAGATGGTGGCGAGCAGCCGCGCCTTGCGCAGCTCGGTGCCGCGCAGGGTGACGGACAGCGCGCGGAACGCCCGCGCCTGGCTGCGGTGCCGGCCGAAGCCCTTGATGACGCGGATGCCGAGGACGCTCTCCTCGACCACCGTCGTCAGATCGCCGACCTGGTCCTGCGCGCGCCGCGCCAGCTCGGCGTACCGCCGCTCGAAGACCGCGCAGGTCCACATCACGGGAATCGCGGGGCCGAGGATGACCAGCCCCAGCACCCAGTCCTGCATCAGCATGATCGCCACGCCGACGACGATCGTGACGCCGTTGACCAGCAGATACGTCAGTGGAAAGGCGAGGAACAGACGCAGCAGCGCCAGATCGGCGGTGCCCCGGGACAGCAACTGGCCCAAGGGCCAGCGGTCGTGGAAGGCGACGGGCAGCCGCTGCAGCCGGCCGTAGAGACTCGCCCGCATCTCCGCCTCGACGCGCGACAGCGGACGGGCCACCAGCCAGCGCCGTACACCGAACAAGACCGCCTCGGCGATCCCGAGGAGGAGCAGATACAGCGCACCGAGCCAGACGCCGGCCGGGTCCCGGTGGGCGACCGGTCCGTCCACGATCCACTTCAGGACGAGCGGGATCACCAGCCCGGTGCAGGAGGCGACGACCGCGATGAACGCGGCCGTGAACAGCCGCGCCCGCACGGGGCGGACGTACGGCCACAGCCGCAGCAGGGTACGGACGGCGGAGCGGTCCTCGGTGGTTGCACGTGTCGTGGCCATCACCGCGAGCGTACGGATCGGCACGGGCATCGCCCACCGAGTTTCGGCCCGACCCTCCCTCCTCCCTTGGTCCTACGACCTGCCTGTTCGGCCCCTCGCACACCGGCACGCCCCGGGGGTCGTGGCCCGGCATCAACCGATCGGACGATGGCGCTTCGAGCGGCCCGGCCGATGTGTCCGGCCCCGCCCGAACGGGATTCTCCAGGCATGCCATCCGTCACCGAAGTCACCGATCTGCGCAAGTCGTACGGCGGCCGGGCCGTCGTCGACGGCGTCTCCTTCGCCGTCGAGGAGGGCGGGATCTTCGGGATCCTCGGCCCGAACGGCGCAGGCAGGACCACCACCGTGGAGTGCGTCGAGGGGCTGCGGGTCCCCGACGGCGGCCGGGTCCGGGTCGCCGGTCACGACCCCGTCGCCGACCACGACGAGGTCGCGAGGATCCTCGGCGCCCAGCTCCAGCAGAGCGAACTCCAGGCCAGGCTCACCGTGCGGGAGGCGCTGGAGCTGTACGCCGCCTTCTACCCGGACCCGGCCGACTGGCGGCCGCCGGCCGAACGCCTCGGCCTGGCACCGAAGTTGGCCACCCGGTTCGGCAAGCTGTCCGGCAGGCAGCGCCAGCGCCTGTCCATCGCGCCGGCGCTCATCGGCAGTCCCCGGGTGGTGGTGCTGGACGAGCTGACCACCGGCCTCGATCCGCGTGCCCGCCGGGACACCTGGCAGCTCATCGAGGACGTCCGCGCCGCAGCCGAGGGCCGCACGGTCCTCTCCCCCGCGGTCGCCTCCCGCCTGGTCCACGCGGCACGCGGCCTCTTTAATCGATGGAGCCGCCGTCCCCGGTCCCGATACGTTCGACGTTTGCCGGCGGGGCCGAGCCGATCGGGGGACGGATGATCGACGCGTACGAGGAACCGGGGACGCCCGACACCCGTGGCGGCTGGCGCTATCTGTGGTGGCTGGTGCTGCGCCAGCCGGGCCGGGCGGTGGCCGGGGCGGTGCTGGGCACTGTGTGGATGGTGCTGATGGCCGCGCAGCCGTATCTGATGGCGCGGGCCGTGGACGACGGGCTGGTGCCGGGGCGGCTGGGGGTGCTGGCCGGGTGGACCGGGGTGATGTTCGTGCTCGGGTCGGTGAACGCCTGGCTGAGCATCATGCGGCACCGCACGATGACCCGGATGCGGATGGACGCCAACTTCCGCACGGTGAAGGTGGTCATGGGGCATGTGGTGCGGCTCGGGGCCGCGCTGCCGCGCCGGGCGGGGGCCGGTGAGGTGGTGACGATCGGGGTCGGCGATGTGCAGACCATCGCGCAGGCGCTGACCGTGGTCGGTCCGGGCACCGGCTCGGCCGTGGTCTACGTGGTAGTGGCCGGGCTGCTGATGACGATCTCGGTTCCGCTCGCCGCCGTCGTGCTGCTCGGGCTGCCGGTGATCGCGCTGGTCACCGGGCCGCTGACGGTGCGGCTGCAGGGCGCGGAGAGCGCGTACCGGGAGCGGCAGGGGGTGCTCACGGCGCGGATCGGGGATCTCGCGGGCGGGCTGCGCGTGCTCAACGGCCTGGGCGGCAAGGGGCTGTTCGCGGATGCCTTCCGCGGGGACTCGCAGCGGCTGCGGGCGCAGGGCTACCGGGTGGGCGCGGTGGCCAGCTGGGTGCAGGCGCTCGGCGTGGGCCTGCCCACCCTGTTCCTCGCCGTGGTGACCTGGCTCGCCGCCCGGCTCGCGGCCGAACACTCCATCAGCGTCGGCGAGTTGGTGTCGGTGTACGGCTATGTGGCGGTGCTGATCGGACCGGTGGCCTTCTTGGTGCAGGTGACCTATGACATGAACCGGGGCGTGGTGGCCGCGCGCCGCGTCGTACGGCTGCTGCGGCTGGCACCGGAGCCGGACGAGGGCACGCTGCCGGCGCCCGACGGCCCGGCCGAGCTGCACGATCCGGCGTCCGGGGTGCGGGTGGCACCGGGCCGGCTGACCGCGCTCGCCGCCGCCCGGCCCGCCGAGGCCGCCGCCGTGGTCGACCGGCTCGGCCGGTTCGGGCCGACCGATGCCACCTGGGGTCCGGTGAGGCTCGACGCGGTCCCGCTCACCGACGTACGGCGGCGGATCCTGGTCGCGGACAACGAGGCCGATCTGTTCGCCGGGCCGCTGCGGGAGGCCGTGGCGGCCGGGCGTCCGGCCGGGGAGGCGGAGTTGCGCCGGGCGCTGTACGCGGCCGCCGCCGAGGACGTCGTACGCGGGCTGCCGGACGGGCCGGACTCGGCGGTGGCCGGACAGGGCCGCAGCCTCTCGGGCGGGCAGCGGCAACGGGTGCGGCTGGTACGGGCGTTGCTCGCCGACCCCGAGGTGCTGCTCGCCACGGAGCCGACCTCGGCGCTGGACGCGCACACGGAGGCGGTGGTCGCGCACCGGCTGCGGGAGGCGCGGGCGGGCCGTACGACGCTGGTGACGTCCACCTCGCCGCTGGTGCTGGACCGCGCGGACACGGTCCTGTTCCTGGTCGACGGGAAGGTCGCGGCGAGCGGCCCGCACCGTCGGCTGCTGGCGGCGGAGCCGGGCTATCGCGCGCTCGTCGCCCGGGACATGGAACAGGACAGCGAACGGGACGCGGAAGGAGCCGTACGGTGACCGCGGGCCAGGGACTGCTGCCGGTCGCGGACCGGGGCCGGGTACGGCGGGCCGCACTGCGGCTGGTGCGGGCCGACGGGCGGGCGTTCACCGCCACGCTGCTGCTGAACTCGCTCGCCGCGGGCGCGGGACTGGTCGGGCCGTGGCTGGTCGGACGGATCGTCGACGAGGTGCGGGGCGGGCACGGGGCCGGTGCGGTGGACCGGCTCGCGCCGTGGATCCTGCTGTGCGCGCTGGCACAGGTGCTGCTGGCCCGCTGGGCGCGCCTGGTGGGCTACCGGTTCGGGGAGCGGACGCTGGCCCGGGTGCGCGAGGAGTACGTCGAGCGGGTGCTGGCGCTGCCCGCGTCCGTGGTGGAGCGGGCCGGCACCGATGATCTGACGGCGCGCGGCACGGCGGACGTGGCGATCGTCGGCACCACCCTGCGGGACGTCGGCCCGGAGCTGCTGGTCAACACCGTGCAGGCGCTGTTCGTCCTGGCCGCCGTGTGCGCGCTCGACCCGCTGCTCGGCGCGTTCGGGCTGCTCGGGCTGACGCCGATCTGGCTGGCGCTGCGCTGGTATCTGCGCCGGGCCCGGGACGGCTATCTCGCCGAGGGCGCGGCCACGTCGGAGGTCGCCGAGATCCTCGCCGCCACCGCGGCCGGGGCGCGCACCGTCGAGGCGTTCGGGCTGCGGCAGCGGCGGATCACGGCGAGCCGGGACGCGCTGGAGAAGTCCCGCCGTACCCGCTTCTACACGCTGTTCCTGCGCACGGTGTTCTTCCCGGCGGTCGAGGTGACGTACACCGTGCCGGTGGCGGGCGTGCTGCTGCTCGGCGGCTGGCTGCACCAGCGGGGCGCGGTCGGGATCGGCGCGGTGGTGGCCGCGGCCCTGTATCTACGGCAGTTCACCGAACCGCTGGACCAGATCCTGATGCGCGTGGAACAACTGCAGAGCAGCAGCGCGTCGTTCGCCCGCGTGGAGGGCCTGGCACAGGCGCCTCGGGGAGAGAGCGGGGCGGGCTCCCCCGTCCCCGTCCCCGTCCCCGTCCCCGCAGACGACCGTATCGACGTGCGCGGAGTCCGCTACGCCTACGAGCGCGGTGGCGAGGTGCTGCGTGGGGTGGATCTGACGGTACGGCCCGGGGAGCGACTCGCGGTGGTGGGGCCCTCCGGTGCCGGGAAGACGACGCTCAGCCGGCTGCTCGCCGGTGTCGACCGGCCCGGGACCGGCGCGGTGACGGTGGGCGGAGTGCCGGTCGCCGAGCTGGAGCCGGAGGTGCTGCGCCGCCAGGTCGTCCTGGTGACACAGGAACACCATGTGTTCCTCGGCACGGTCCGTGACAACCTGCTGATCGCCGAACCGGAGGCCACGGACGCCGACTTGTGGGCGGCGCTCACCGCGGTCGGGGCCGACGAGTGGGTGCGTGAGCTGCCGGACGGCCTCGACACCCGCCTCGGCGAGGGCGGCCCTGCCACCGACGGCTCCCAGGCCCAGCAACTCGCCCTGTCCCGCGTGGTCCTGGCCAACCCGCACACCCTGATCCTGGACGAGGCGACCGCCCTGCTGGACCCCACGACGGCCCGGCACGCCGAACGCGCGCTCGCCGCCGTACTGGAGGGCCGTACGGTCATCGCCATCGCGCACCGGCTGCACACGGCCCACGACGCGGACCGGGTGGCGGTCATGGAGAACGGCCGCCTGACGGAACTGGGCACGCACGACGACCTGGTGACGGCCGACGGCGCCTACGCGGCGCTGTGGCGGACCTGGCACGGGGACACCGCCGAGCGGCCATGACCCCCAACTCCCTGGTGACCCGACCGTCCACCCTGGTGACCGCGGGCCCTCCTCAGTAATCGGTTCGCATATCGAACATGAACATCCGGTCAACGGACCATTTCCGGCCAACTTTGTGACGCAGTCCTGACAGGTGCGCTGATCCCCTGTCACTCTTCCCAGGCCGACTCACAGCAACCCCACGTTTCCATCGCTGTACACGAGCGGCCTGCACGTGGTTCCGCGAATGCCCTGTTCTGCCCGGACGCCCCAACCCACCGTCCGGTCTCCCCTGGCCGCGCGACCCGCGGTCACGCAGAAGGAGTCAGTGTGAGCAGCACTTCCTCTCGCAGACGCACCTCCCACACAGCACAGCGCGCCATGGCGCACCGCCGTACCGCCGCCGTCGCCCTCGCCGGTGTCGCCGCCCTGATCGCCGCCGCCGTCCAGTCGGGCGCGGCCAGCGCCGCACCGGCGAAGCCGCAGGCGGGCAAGGTGAATCAGGCCCACGCCGCGGTCCGGCTGACCGCCTCGCAGCGGGTCGAGCTGATCCGCCACGCCGACAGCACGAAGGCGACCACCGCGCGGTCGCTCGGCCTCGGCGCCCAGGAGAAGCTGGTCGTCAGGGACGTCCTCAAGGACGGCGACGGCACCGTCCACACCCGCTACGAGCGCACCTATGCCGGCCTCCCGGTGCTCGGCGGCGACCTCGTCGTCCACACCTCCGCGTCGGGCAAGACCATGGACGTCATCAGGGCCACCCGCGCCACGGTGAAGGTCGCGAGTCTCACCCCGGCCGTGTCGAAGGCCGCTGCGGAACAGCAGGCCGTCAAGCAGGCCAAGGCCCGCGGCGGCAGCAAGTCCGCGGCGAACAGCGTCCGCAAGGTGATCTGGGCAGCGAGCGGAAAGCCCGTCCTCGCCTACGAGACGGTCGTCGGCGGCCTGCAGGACGACGGCACCCCGAACCAGCTGCACGTCATCACCGACGCCACGACCGGCAAGAAGCTCTACGAGTACCAGGGCATCGAGACCGGCGTGGGCAACACCCACTACAGCGGGCAGGTGAACCTGACGACGACGCAGTCGGGTTCGTCGTACACGCTGACCGACGGGGCGCGCGGCGGGCACAAGACGTACAACCTGGACCACGGCACCGACGGCACCGGAACGCTGTTCTCGCAGAACAACGACACCTGGGGCGACGGGACCACGTCGAACGCGGCGACCGCGGGCGCGGACGCCCACTACGGCGCGCAGGAGACCTGGGACTTCTACAAGAACACCTTCGGCCGCAGCGGCATCAAGAACGACGGCGTCGGCGCCTACTCCCGCGTCCACTACGGCAGCAGCTACGTCAACGCCTTCTGGGACGACGGCTGCTTCTGCATGACCTACGGCGACGGCTCGGGCGACCAGGACCCGCTGACCAGCCTCGACGTCGCCGGCCACGAGA contains:
- a CDS encoding M4 family metallopeptidase; the protein is MSSTSSRRRTSHTAQRAMAHRRTAAVALAGVAALIAAAVQSGAASAAPAKPQAGKVNQAHAAVRLTASQRVELIRHADSTKATTARSLGLGAQEKLVVRDVLKDGDGTVHTRYERTYAGLPVLGGDLVVHTSASGKTMDVIRATRATVKVASLTPAVSKAAAEQQAVKQAKARGGSKSAANSVRKVIWAASGKPVLAYETVVGGLQDDGTPNQLHVITDATTGKKLYEYQGIETGVGNTHYSGQVNLTTTQSGSSYTLTDGARGGHKTYNLDHGTDGTGTLFSQNNDTWGDGTTSNAATAGADAHYGAQETWDFYKNTFGRSGIKNDGVGAYSRVHYGSSYVNAFWDDGCFCMTYGDGSGDQDPLTSLDVAGHEMSHGVTANTAGLNYSDESGGLNEATSDIMGTGVEFYANNASDPGDYLIGEKININGDGTPLRYMDKPSKDGNSADSWYSGVGNLDVHYSSGVANHFFYLLSEGSGAKTINGVSYDSPTADGLPVTGIGRDKALQIWYKALTTKFTSTTNYADARTGTLAAAGELYGTSSAEYNAVQDAWAGVAVGARSGGGNTGTSYESHVQVAIPDNGPAVTSDITVSGRSGKAPSNLQVSVDITHTWRGDLVIDLVGPSGKTYRLKNFSSSDSTHDVKQTYTVNAAAEQANGTWKLRVQDQATYDSGTINGWKLTFP